A stretch of Phoenix dactylifera cultivar Barhee BC4 chromosome 16, palm_55x_up_171113_PBpolish2nd_filt_p, whole genome shotgun sequence DNA encodes these proteins:
- the LOC103722743 gene encoding two pore potassium channel a, with the protein MANDFANQPLLPALQEPPHQPLKNDTAKKKRFRRCRTTPGDFTPESIKHGASFSDLKFSFSNFRPSFKQVSLFLVIYLGAGVVCFYLVKDQIKGETTNGILDALYFCIVTMTTVGYGDLVPDSVTTKLLACAFVFTGMAIGALLLSRAADYLVEKQEVLIIKALHMHRKVGQAHTLKEIESNRVKYKFYTTTLLLTVLILMGTIFLLKVEKLNLVDAFYCVCSTITTLGYGDKSFSTKGGRVFAVFWIMTSTICLAQFFLYLAELNTESRQKLLAKWVLTRRMTFMDLEAADLDDDGAVGAAEFIIYKLKEMGKITQEDIALVMEEFEELDVDQSGTISNSDLIIAQSSR; encoded by the exons ATGGCAAATGATTTTGCAAATCAGCCCTTGCTCCCAGCATTACAGGAACCTCCCCATCAACCGCTGAAAAATGACacagcaaagaagaaaagattcCGTCGTTGTAGAACTACTCCTGGAGACTTCACACCAGAGTCAATCAAACATGGTGCCTCGTTTTCAGATTTGAAGTTCAGTTTCAGTAATTTCCGTCCAAGCTTTAAACAGGTATCTTTATTCTTGGTCATCTACTTGGGAGCAGGTGTTGTTTGCTTCTATCTTGTGAAGGATCAGATCAAGGGTGAGACAACCAATGGCATTCTTGATGCCTTATATTTCTGTATTGTTACTATGACCACAGTTGGCTATGGTGACCTTGTTCCCGACAGTGTCACTACAAAACTTCTTGCTTGCGCTTTTGTGTTTACTGGCATGGCAATTGGTGCACTCCTCTTAAGTAGAGCAGCTGATTACCTTGTTGAGAAGCAAGAAGTATTGATTATTAAAGCACTACACATGCATCGTAAGGTTGGTCAGGCACATACATTAAAGGAGATTGAGTCAAACAGAGTGAAGTACAAGTTTTATACAACTACGTTGCTTCTTACAGTTCTCATACTTATGGGAACTATCTTTCTGTTGAAGGTCGAGAAGCTAAACCTTGTTGATGCCTTCTATTGTGTCTGTTCCACTATCACAACATTGGGTTATGGGGATAAGAGTTTCTCAACTAAAGGGGGGCGTGTTTTTGCTGTGTTCTGGATAATGACTAGTACAATTTGTTTAGCTCAGTTCTTTCTCTACCTTGCCGAGTTAAACACAGAGAGTAGACAGAAACTGCTTGCAAAATGGGTGCTTACACGGAGAATGACATTCATGGATCTTGAAGCGGCAGATCTGGATGATGATGGAGCTGTGGG TGCTGCTGAGTTCATAATATATAAGCTCAAAGAAATGGGGAAGATAACCCAAGAGGATATAGCACTTGTGATGGAGGAGTTTGAGGAACTTGATGTTGATCAATCAGGTACAATATCAAACTCCGATCTGATAATCGCTCAATCCTCTAGGTGA
- the LOC103722751 gene encoding uncharacterized protein LOC103722751 encodes MDFSLPFFFQSYRRPSDNGAAVLEIISYILATSELQNIQPGKAQIDLILRDKVWLFDPPLLEDGYHDLSPLLEKNYFEDLQALDSPELTEMWPDLMAQLVEKAPRLPAELREFFQEKIRTNLHEATKLAASTDNCAMIITVDIEVITNMSYEQYHQEERDDHLGLVEETYYQVASTDEFDEFDELIEGEVGWSHGPMDRLSEDAIDHNVIIMAYDEGEVVTCTICLEDILMDTIAGWLDCNHLFHPDCIMQWLRNSRMCPNCRLELQEIDE; translated from the coding sequence ATGGATTTtagcctccccttcttcttccaatCCTACCGCCGTCCTTCAGACAATGGTGCTGCTGTCTTGGAGATAATTTCTTATATATTAGCCACCTCTGAGCTCCAAAACATACAACCCGGCAAAGCACAGATCGACCTCATCCTACGTGACAAGGTTTGGTTGTTCGACCCGCCGCTCCTAGAGGATGGATACCATGACCTCAGTCCCTTGCTCGAGAAAAATTATTTTGAGGACCTACAGGCTCTCGATTCCCCAGAACTCACCGAGATGTGGCCTGACCTCATGGCGCAGTTGGTCGAGAAGGCCCCACGGCTCCCTGCTGAGCTACGGGAGTTCTTCCAAGAAAAAATTCGGACAAATCTCCATGAAGCTACCAAGCTTGCAGCCTCAACAGATAATTGTGCCATGATCATCACTGTAGACATAGAAGTCATCACAAATATGTCCTATGAGCAATATCATCAGGAGGAGCGCGATGACCATCTGGGCCTTGTGGAGGAGACTTATTATCAGGTGGCATCGACTGATGAGTTTGATGAGTTTGATGAGCTCATCGAAGGAGAGGTAGGTTGGTCTCATGGGCCCATGGATCGGCTATCAGAGGATGCCATTGACCACAACGTGATCATCATGGCTTACGATGAAGGCGAGGTAGTGACTTGCACCATCTGTCTCGAGGATATACTGATGGATACTATTGCTGGTTGGTTGGATTGCAACCACCTATTTCACCCAGATTGTATAATGCAGTGGTTAAGGAATAGTAGGATGTGCCCAAATTGCCGACTAGAGCTGCAAGAAATTGATGAATAA
- the LOC103722742 gene encoding uncharacterized protein LOC103722742 codes for MAIQERLLGLAMEFRFHLLAAAALAAAVFSLLSVGPSFATVVSFFWPLLLSTGFLLAAVAVLLRISPPPEEAAAERTGEELIHYVAGRPEEAPQDRPPAGVAGEAAEGNERGEEEHPKSQ; via the coding sequence ATGGCGATCCAGGAAAGGCTCCTGGGACTAGCGATGGAGTTCCGGTTCCACCTCCTCGCCGCCGCTGCCCTTGCCGCCGCCGTCTTCTCGCTCCTCAGCGTCGGGCCCAGCTTCGCCACCGTCGTAAGCTTCTTttggcccctcctcctctccaccgGCTTCTTACTCGCCGCCGTCGCCGTCCTCCTCCGGATCTCACCCCCTCCGGAGGAGGCCGCCGCCGAGCGCACCGGGGAGGAGCTCATCCACTACGTCGCCGGTCGTCCAGAGGAGGCTCCCCAGGATCGGCCGCCGGCAGGAGTAGCAGGCGAGGCGGCGGAGGGAAACGAACGAGGAGAGGAGGAACACCCGAAGTCGCAGTAA